The following nucleotide sequence is from Aspergillus luchuensis IFO 4308 DNA, chromosome 1, nearly complete sequence.
AGCCCATGCTCTTGTTCAGTTATATGGTATGCGGTTGCATTGTTCCTTCGCCGGCCCGGTTGCACTGATCTCTGGAGTCCATGTCAACTGATATATATGGCTCTTCCTGTTATTTCGCTAGGCCTTCGCTAGAGCTGTCAATCCTCATTCTGCGAAAACCGGTTGGTCTCTGCATACAACTACTCCGGGGTTACTTGTCCATGCCGTTCGCACATATGGGTGGCGCTTCATCCCTAATCAAGTTATGCCACCTCTCCTAGCCAATGCTGGGTTGGTTTACCTAGTCTCAAATTTAATTGCCTGGGTTGTCTAACTGTTATAGATAGAATTGGAGCCGTCCTTTACACGTCATATTTACAAGTCCTTGGCGCTTTGTACGAACCTGCGTCCCAAGGCATCAAACGCGTATATCCACCTGCTCCCCCTTCAAACACATTTGCAGCTGGGTTTATAGCGGGTACAATTCAGTCAGTAGTAGCCGCTCCTCTGGATGCGCTTCAGGTCCGTCTCCGAGCGAGTGACTTGCTTGAGGGCCCATACAAGAGCATGTGGCATTATGGCCGCCATAAACTCAATCAAATTGGAGTTCGTGGTATATTCGCAGGGTGGGGTTTATCCTTTACTCGCGACGCTTTTGGTTATGCagtatttttctctttcttcgaGTTCGTGAAGTCGCAGGCCTACTATTCATTTCTGACCTGGTACTACGGCTCACGGCGGACTCATTACGCGGAACAGTTACACCACATCCAATCGAGTGACCGCGGCGTACCGCTCATAAGACCACATTATGCTCTGGAGCCATGTTTCTTGATGGCTGCAGGTGTTGCAGCTTCAGTTGCTCAACAGAGTATACAGCACCCGCTAAGTGCTATTCAAAGTCTCCATGTTGCTCGCCTGGAATACATTGACCATCAAGCGAGTCTTCATCCTTCAAGACGGGAAATGCTACGCCTGTATTACTCTGCATACCAAGAAACCTTGAAGAGATGCAGGAGAAAGGCATCCAGAGCAGGTGGCTGGCGTCGTTGGCTGTTCCGTGGGTTTGCAAGGGACG
It contains:
- a CDS encoding putative mitochondrial carrier protein (COG:C;~EggNog:ENOG410PJN4;~InterPro:IPR018108,IPR023395;~PFAM:PF00153;~TransMembrane:2 (i111-133o153-173i)) produces the protein MATTQTLPAFDHTSSLDSGNPSRRKSRQNAATGASAAGVRALSAQLVAFYFRAPIKAFFRTRVDYMAFARAVNPHSAKTGWSLHTTTPGLLVHAVRTYGWRFIPNQVMPPLLANAGIGAVLYTSYLQVLGALYEPASQGIKRVYPPAPPSNTFAAGFIAGTIQSVVAAPLDALQVRLRASDLLEGPYKSMWHYGRHKLNQIGVRGIFAGWGLSFTRDAFGYAVFFSFFEFVKSQAYYSFLTWYYGSRRTHYAEQLHHIQSSDRGVPLIRPHYALEPCFLMAAGVAASVAQQSIQHPLSAIQSLHVARLEYIDHQASLHPSRREMLRLYYSAYQETLKRCRRKASRAGGWRRWLFRGFARDAIRQVPSTSAGLVIFELVRRKYANMADAVYIQKDGYDILLT